Proteins co-encoded in one Paraburkholderia terrae genomic window:
- a CDS encoding DUF2917 domain-containing protein, which translates to MREISSSITFEIVAGETVPMKITRSTRLAVSGGAVWVTRSDDVEDYWLEPGKTLRLRRGERLWLSVERGMQARVAFYVPTRPEQKALNWAARVSERLGAWLRAGWRTV; encoded by the coding sequence ATGCGAGAAATTTCCTCTAGCATCACGTTTGAGATCGTAGCTGGTGAAACCGTTCCGATGAAGATCACGCGCAGCACGCGCCTGGCTGTTTCAGGCGGCGCGGTGTGGGTGACCCGCAGCGACGACGTCGAAGATTACTGGCTCGAACCGGGCAAGACGCTGCGTCTGCGGCGCGGCGAGCGGCTGTGGCTGTCCGTCGAGCGCGGCATGCAGGCGCGGGTTGCGTTTTACGTGCCGACTCGGCCCGAACAAAAGGCGCTCAACTGGGCCGCGCGCGTCAGCGAACGCCTTGGCGCATGGCTGCGCGCCGGATGGCGCACCGTCTGA
- the lipB gene encoding lipoyl(octanoyl) transferase LipB, which translates to MCATPVSPSPESSSSIQPDAVASDAAAQSHSAQPVIVRWRGSEDYQASFDAMRAFTDSRTPETSDEIWLVEHPPVFTLGQAGDPAHLLTADSRIPLVKVDRGGQITYHGPGQVVAYLLLDLRRRKLMVRELVTRIEQAVIDTLAAYNLAGTRKAGAPGIYVAPEQPNAGLHVGAKIAALGLKIRSGCSYHGVSLNVKMDLQPFLAINPCGYAGLETVDMATLGVAAGWDDVARTLAASLIANIDGIPAAVGLPQAGAITA; encoded by the coding sequence ATGTGTGCCACGCCGGTTTCACCGTCCCCCGAGTCTTCGAGTTCCATCCAGCCGGACGCCGTTGCGTCCGACGCCGCGGCGCAAAGTCACTCCGCGCAGCCGGTGATCGTGCGCTGGCGCGGCTCGGAAGACTATCAGGCCAGCTTCGACGCGATGCGCGCGTTCACTGATTCGCGCACGCCTGAAACTTCAGACGAAATCTGGCTCGTCGAACATCCTCCTGTTTTCACGCTCGGCCAGGCCGGCGATCCCGCGCATCTGCTCACTGCCGACAGCCGCATTCCGCTCGTCAAGGTCGATCGCGGGGGCCAGATCACGTATCACGGCCCCGGGCAGGTGGTCGCTTATCTGTTGCTCGATTTGCGCCGTCGCAAGCTGATGGTGCGCGAGCTGGTGACGCGGATCGAGCAGGCCGTGATTGACACACTCGCGGCGTATAATCTCGCCGGTACACGCAAGGCGGGTGCGCCGGGCATCTATGTCGCGCCTGAGCAGCCGAACGCCGGATTGCACGTTGGCGCGAAGATCGCCGCGCTGGGCCTGAAAATCCGTAGCGGGTGCAGTTATCACGGCGTCAGCCTCAACGTGAAAATGGACCTGCAGCCGTTTCTCGCCATCAACCCATGCGGTTACGCGGGGCTCGAAACAGTCGACATGGCGACGCTAGGCGTCGCAGCCGGCTGGGACGACGTAGCCCGAACCCTTGCAGCAAGCCTCATCGCCAACATCGACGGCATCCCCGCAGCCGTCGGCCTACCGCAGGCCGGTGCCATCACCGCCTGA